In the genome of Candidatus Palauibacter scopulicola, one region contains:
- a CDS encoding ABC transporter ATP-binding protein, whose protein sequence is MIAGPNGAESGRHSPAAHVEFEGVSKSYDGSTLVVDDLNLGIGKGEFVTLLGPSGSGKTTILMMLAGFQTATSGTIRIGGRSVQDLPPRKRGIGMVFQNYALFPHMTVGANLAFPLEVRGIAEARRRERVERALDLVRLGGLEDRRPGQLSGGQQQRVAIARALVFEPELVLMDEPLGALDRSLREEMQYEIRSIHQRLGVTVVYVTHDQQEAMVMSDRIAVLNGGRIEQIAGAEGLYEEPERAFVARFIGENNRLHGRVTLVEDDLCEVDVGGERIRAFRIAPCGVGDTVTLSIRPERIAIKPEEGLYHNVVEAAIEDMTFLGDHLRVRLAACGGRDVVAKIPNIVGHGAMMVGDTVRIGWTVNDCRALDFEGDEEAGRNA, encoded by the coding sequence ATGATCGCGGGTCCCAACGGCGCGGAGAGCGGCCGTCACAGCCCGGCCGCGCACGTGGAGTTCGAGGGCGTGAGCAAGAGCTACGACGGCAGCACGCTGGTCGTGGACGACCTGAACCTCGGCATCGGCAAGGGCGAATTCGTGACCCTGCTCGGTCCTTCCGGTTCGGGGAAGACGACCATCCTGATGATGCTTGCCGGCTTTCAGACCGCGACATCCGGCACGATCCGCATCGGCGGGCGCTCCGTCCAGGATCTGCCGCCCCGCAAGCGCGGGATCGGGATGGTGTTCCAGAACTACGCGCTCTTTCCGCACATGACCGTGGGCGCGAACCTCGCGTTTCCGCTGGAAGTGCGAGGCATCGCCGAGGCGCGGCGCCGCGAGCGCGTCGAGCGTGCGCTGGACCTCGTCCGCCTCGGCGGGCTGGAGGACCGGCGGCCCGGCCAGCTGTCCGGCGGCCAGCAGCAGCGCGTGGCCATCGCGCGGGCCCTCGTGTTCGAGCCCGAACTCGTGCTCATGGACGAGCCGCTGGGCGCCCTGGACCGCAGTCTGCGCGAGGAGATGCAGTACGAGATCCGCTCCATCCACCAGAGGCTGGGCGTGACCGTCGTCTACGTCACCCACGACCAGCAGGAGGCGATGGTGATGTCGGATCGGATCGCCGTCCTCAACGGCGGCCGGATCGAGCAGATCGCCGGGGCGGAGGGGCTCTACGAGGAGCCCGAACGCGCCTTCGTGGCCCGCTTCATCGGCGAGAACAACCGGCTCCACGGCCGGGTGACGCTCGTGGAGGATGACCTGTGCGAAGTGGACGTGGGAGGCGAGCGGATCCGCGCCTTTCGCATCGCCCCGTGCGGGGTCGGCGACACGGTCACGCTCTCGATTCGCCCCGAACGGATCGCGATCAAGCCCGAGGAGGGTCTGTACCACAACGTGGTCGAGGCCGCCATCGAGGACATGACCTTTCTGGGCGACCACCTGCGCGTCCGGCTGGCCGCCTGCGGGGGCCGGGATGTCGTGGCCAAGATTCCGAACATCGTGGGGCACGGCGCCATGATGGTGGGTGACACCGTCCGCATCGGCTGGACCGTCAACGACTGCCGCGCGCTGGACTTTGAAGGCGACGAGGAGGCTGGGAGAAACGCATGA
- a CDS encoding DUF3500 domain-containing protein translates to MKIRNRTAGRVTWATCLLVPAAAFALATGGAPGAKVDSASAAQAFISLLDEAGRAKALFSLEDEERFNWHFVPRARNGLPLADMTTAQRGAAHDLLQAAMSSQGFLKASAIIELERILGLLEGRPERRDPENYYVAIFGDPSSEGPWAWRFEGHHLSLNFSSPSGLLTVTGPAFMGANPARVPSGPKAGWRPLGREEDLARALMRSFTPEQRERATLAAEAPSDILTGNDREARLDAFEGLPADAMTAEQRAILFEIVHEYAGNATAGPDWMARVENEIPASDIHFAWAGPLEPGEGHYYRVHAPVFLIEYDNTQNDANHVHSVWRDLENDFGGDALARHYEESDHH, encoded by the coding sequence ATGAAGATCAGGAATCGGACGGCGGGACGGGTCACCTGGGCGACCTGCCTGCTCGTTCCCGCGGCCGCGTTCGCGCTGGCGACCGGAGGAGCGCCGGGCGCGAAGGTGGATTCGGCCTCCGCCGCACAGGCCTTCATTTCCCTGCTCGACGAGGCGGGACGGGCGAAGGCGCTCTTCTCGCTGGAGGACGAGGAGCGTTTCAACTGGCACTTCGTCCCCCGGGCCCGGAACGGACTGCCGCTCGCCGACATGACGACCGCGCAGCGCGGCGCCGCGCACGATCTCCTTCAAGCCGCCATGAGCAGCCAGGGGTTCCTGAAGGCGAGCGCGATCATCGAACTGGAGCGCATCCTCGGACTCCTGGAGGGACGGCCCGAGCGCCGGGATCCGGAGAACTACTATGTCGCGATCTTCGGCGACCCCTCGTCGGAAGGGCCATGGGCGTGGCGGTTCGAGGGACACCACCTCTCCCTCAACTTCTCATCGCCTTCGGGTCTGCTCACGGTGACGGGCCCCGCGTTCATGGGCGCGAACCCGGCCCGCGTGCCATCGGGTCCGAAGGCGGGCTGGCGACCGCTGGGGCGGGAGGAAGATCTGGCCCGGGCGCTGATGCGGAGCTTCACGCCGGAACAGCGCGAGCGCGCGACCCTCGCGGCCGAGGCCCCCAGCGACATCCTCACGGGAAACGACCGGGAGGCCCGGCTCGACGCGTTCGAGGGTCTTCCCGCCGACGCCATGACGGCGGAGCAGCGCGCGATCCTGTTCGAGATCGTGCACGAGTACGCGGGGAACGCGACGGCGGGCCCCGATTGGATGGCGCGGGTCGAGAACGAGATTCCGGCGAGCGACATCCACTTCGCCTGGGCGGGACCGCTCGAACCCGGCGAGGGACACTACTACCGGGTGCATGCGCCGGTCTTCCTGATCGAGTATGACAACACGCAGAACGACGCGAACCACGTCCACTCCGTGTGGCGGGATCTGGAGAACGACTTCGGAGGCGACGCGCTCGCGCGCCACTACGAGGAGTCCGACCACCACTGA
- a CDS encoding efflux transporter outer membrane subunit, with translation MTKLLRAAPLLLLSACSLAPGPSLPEPVAEMPEDFSADLQPGMYEPLQWWTTFRDPVLDAVVDSVLASNFDLAAGVARVRQARARARMARADLFPSVGASGNVTDTDTPTDAGIGAQIQALGLGGPGDSIAGFVFPDRIDLTTYSVSADLSWELDFWGRARNDARAAGSEYLASESDFHAARIGILAETITTYFDIVSLRRQTGLARETVEVLLERESLASTSYDRGLIDSWTLSQVRQDLRNTQAGLPQLETQLTSAEARLAVLLGGYREDVEVILPDSLAPQLAADPVPAGIPADLLHQRPDVRAAGQRLDAARYSIGARRAQLLPSLSLSGSIGLASADAGELFNAQQWFTNLITNLTAPIFQAGRLRNNLALAEARFDEAAHAYGRTVVTAVNEVETALAGLENETRRHAFLASQREEALATMELQSQRYESGVVGYTDYLDALRTLLNVEAALAGATRDLALARLAVHRALGGAWASPEAVPEPQMVPTSGSGENLADPNYLGTYSIIGRDPATGELGMGVQSKAFGAGNRAMHAKGGLVIIAHQAAANPMYGAIGIELLQAGYSPEEALEMMVGSDEGRDRRQVAILDQQGRTAAWTGAGASDWKGHRCGVDYCAQGNILTGPEVVDAMAASFESSAGPLAERLMDALDAAQAAGGDARGMQSGAILVVAPRVNGGYSDRVVDIRVDDHDEPLAELRRVLDMYRSGRMLRDASRLRRDGDLPGALALARDASERSPENDNAWVTLAALLLDDGREEDAFDALARAVELNPGRRRTLPDADDFERVREDPRFLRLIGR, from the coding sequence GTGACGAAGCTGCTGCGGGCCGCCCCGCTGCTGCTGCTCTCCGCCTGTTCGCTGGCTCCCGGGCCGTCGCTCCCGGAGCCGGTGGCGGAAATGCCGGAGGATTTCTCGGCCGACCTCCAGCCGGGGATGTACGAGCCGCTGCAGTGGTGGACGACGTTCCGGGATCCGGTGCTCGACGCCGTGGTCGACTCCGTGCTCGCCTCCAACTTCGACCTCGCCGCGGGCGTTGCTCGGGTTCGGCAGGCTCGCGCCAGGGCGCGCATGGCGCGGGCCGACCTCTTCCCGAGCGTCGGGGCCAGCGGAAACGTCACCGATACCGACACCCCGACGGACGCCGGCATCGGCGCGCAGATCCAGGCCCTCGGGCTGGGCGGTCCGGGGGATTCGATCGCGGGGTTCGTGTTTCCGGACAGAATCGATCTGACGACGTATTCGGTCAGCGCGGATCTCTCCTGGGAGCTGGACTTCTGGGGACGCGCCCGCAACGACGCGCGGGCGGCGGGGTCGGAGTACCTGGCGTCGGAATCGGACTTCCATGCGGCGCGGATCGGCATCCTGGCCGAGACCATCACCACGTACTTCGACATCGTCAGCCTGCGGCGGCAGACCGGACTGGCCCGCGAGACGGTGGAGGTGCTGCTCGAACGCGAGTCGCTGGCCTCGACGAGCTACGATCGCGGCCTGATCGACTCGTGGACGCTGTCCCAGGTCCGCCAGGACCTCAGGAACACGCAGGCGGGGCTGCCGCAGCTCGAGACGCAGCTCACGAGTGCCGAGGCTCGCTTGGCCGTCCTGCTGGGCGGCTATCGGGAGGATGTCGAGGTGATTCTGCCCGACTCCCTCGCGCCGCAACTCGCGGCGGACCCCGTCCCCGCCGGGATACCGGCGGATCTCCTGCACCAGCGGCCCGACGTGAGGGCGGCGGGCCAGCGGCTCGACGCGGCCCGCTACAGTATCGGCGCACGCCGGGCCCAACTGCTGCCGTCGCTCTCGCTGTCCGGTTCCATCGGGCTCGCCAGCGCGGACGCCGGCGAGCTCTTCAACGCACAGCAGTGGTTCACGAATCTGATCACGAACCTGACCGCGCCCATCTTCCAGGCCGGTCGCCTCCGGAACAATCTCGCGCTGGCCGAGGCCCGTTTCGATGAAGCCGCACACGCGTACGGACGGACCGTGGTGACGGCGGTGAACGAAGTCGAAACCGCGCTCGCCGGTTTGGAGAACGAGACTCGACGGCACGCGTTCCTCGCCTCCCAGCGCGAGGAGGCGCTGGCGACGATGGAGTTGCAGTCGCAGCGCTACGAATCGGGGGTCGTGGGCTACACCGACTACCTCGACGCCCTGCGCACGCTCCTGAACGTCGAGGCGGCGCTGGCGGGCGCGACGCGAGACCTGGCCCTCGCGCGGCTGGCCGTCCACCGGGCGCTGGGCGGCGCCTGGGCTTCGCCCGAGGCGGTTCCCGAGCCGCAGATGGTTCCGACGTCCGGCAGCGGTGAAAACCTCGCCGACCCGAACTACCTCGGGACGTACTCGATCATCGGGCGCGATCCCGCGACCGGCGAACTGGGGATGGGCGTGCAGTCGAAGGCGTTCGGGGCGGGGAACCGCGCCATGCACGCCAAGGGCGGGCTCGTAATCATCGCCCACCAGGCCGCCGCGAACCCCATGTACGGGGCGATCGGCATCGAACTCCTCCAGGCCGGATACTCGCCGGAGGAAGCCCTCGAGATGATGGTGGGGAGTGACGAGGGCCGGGATCGCCGCCAGGTCGCGATCCTCGACCAGCAGGGGCGGACGGCCGCCTGGACCGGCGCGGGCGCGAGCGACTGGAAGGGCCACAGGTGCGGCGTGGACTACTGCGCGCAGGGGAACATCCTCACGGGGCCCGAGGTGGTCGACGCGATGGCGGCCTCGTTCGAGTCGTCCGCGGGACCGCTCGCGGAGCGGCTGATGGACGCGCTCGACGCCGCGCAGGCGGCCGGCGGCGATGCGCGCGGCATGCAGTCCGGCGCCATCCTCGTCGTGGCGCCGCGGGTGAACGGCGGCTACAGCGACCGCGTCGTCGACATCCGGGTGGACGACCACGACGAACCGCTCGCCGAACTGCGCCGGGTCCTGGACATGTACCGTTCGGGCCGGATGTTGCGCGACGCCTCGCGGCTGAGGCGGGACGGCGATCTGCCGGGCGCCCTGGCGCTGGCGCGCGACGCCTCGGAGAGGTCGCCGGAGAACGACAACGCGTGGGTGACGCTGGCCGCGCTCCTGCTCGACGACGGGCGCGAGGAGGACGCCTTCGACGCCCTGGCGCGGGCGGTCGAACTCAATCCGGGTCGACGCCGGACCCTGCCCGACGCGGACGACTTCGAGCGCGTGCGCGAGGACCCCCGCTTCCTGAGGCTCATCGGCCGCTAG
- a CDS encoding TorF family putative porin, translating into MIRVDSFRFRGRRLAAVVTALFAFAVPVWGQSVSIGADVVSRYVWRGVDFGESMAVQPAITFGAGGLEFGAWGSYSISAPGASANENDLWATYTVTAESGLSVAVGITDYYFPSPDASAGFGAGAAHTVEMSLAFSGPETFPISLFGGVLTESRVFYGEVGVPFAISGVDVGLQLHMGFVGGESDFYGTHEAAVVNLGVTASKDLAITQTFAVPVSVAYILNPDQDRAHLVFGFSIAP; encoded by the coding sequence GTGATCCGCGTTGATTCGTTCCGGTTCCGGGGCCGCCGGCTCGCCGCCGTCGTCACGGCCCTCTTCGCGTTCGCCGTTCCCGTGTGGGGGCAATCCGTCTCGATCGGGGCCGACGTCGTGAGCCGCTACGTGTGGCGCGGCGTCGACTTCGGCGAATCCATGGCCGTGCAGCCGGCGATCACCTTCGGGGCCGGAGGGCTCGAGTTCGGTGCGTGGGGTTCGTACTCCATCTCCGCCCCGGGCGCCTCGGCCAACGAAAACGACCTCTGGGCGACCTACACGGTGACGGCCGAATCGGGCCTCTCCGTCGCGGTCGGAATCACGGACTACTACTTCCCTTCGCCCGACGCCAGCGCCGGCTTCGGGGCCGGTGCGGCGCACACGGTGGAGATGTCGCTCGCCTTCTCGGGGCCGGAGACGTTCCCGATCTCCCTTTTCGGAGGCGTGCTCACCGAGAGCAGAGTGTTTTACGGGGAGGTGGGCGTGCCCTTCGCGATTTCCGGGGTGGATGTCGGGTTGCAGCTGCACATGGGTTTCGTGGGTGGCGAGAGCGACTTCTACGGCACCCACGAAGCGGCCGTGGTCAACCTGGGGGTGACGGCGAGCAAGGATCTTGCGATCACCCAGACCTTCGCCGTGCCGGTGAGCGTCGCGTACATCCTGAATCCCGACCAGGACCGGGCGCACCTCGTGTTCGGCTTCAGCATCGCGCCCTGA
- a CDS encoding transglutaminase family protein — protein MIARYTIEHAVEFVYSAPVRGSVMTLHLHPVQDRRQVVRGFAIETDPSGPVFEFEGPFHNRGHFFDRPGTHRRLSIVGRSTVEVGPIPEAPLEVGEEAWARLDAAARAPELGLMLQPSRFVRSSPLLADFIESRGLERGDDPLATATALRSRLHESFDYIPGTTAVDSPIERILESREGVCQDYAHVMASILRGWGIPTRYVSGYLGPDSGDGGGVTRGESHAWVESWFPGAGWVGFDPTNDTQCDVRHVRVAVGRDYADVPPTRGVFRGSAESMLRTRVTIERGEASCP, from the coding sequence ATGATCGCGCGCTACACGATCGAACACGCGGTCGAGTTCGTGTACAGCGCGCCGGTTCGGGGGTCCGTCATGACGCTCCATCTGCACCCCGTGCAGGACCGAAGGCAGGTCGTGCGCGGGTTCGCGATCGAGACCGACCCGTCCGGCCCCGTGTTCGAATTCGAAGGACCGTTCCACAACCGGGGCCACTTCTTCGATCGCCCCGGCACGCATCGCCGTCTCTCGATCGTCGGACGTTCGACCGTGGAGGTGGGTCCGATACCGGAGGCGCCCCTGGAGGTCGGGGAAGAGGCGTGGGCCCGGCTCGACGCCGCGGCGAGGGCTCCCGAACTCGGACTGATGCTGCAGCCCAGCCGTTTCGTCCGCTCCTCGCCGCTCCTCGCCGACTTCATCGAGAGCCGCGGCCTCGAACGCGGGGATGATCCGCTGGCGACCGCCACGGCGCTGCGGAGCCGGCTCCACGAGTCGTTTGATTATATTCCAGGTACGACCGCCGTGGATTCGCCGATCGAGCGCATCCTCGAGAGCCGCGAGGGCGTGTGCCAGGACTACGCTCACGTCATGGCTTCGATCCTGCGGGGTTGGGGGATCCCGACCCGCTACGTGTCGGGCTATCTGGGTCCGGATAGCGGGGACGGCGGCGGCGTAACGAGAGGCGAAAGCCACGCCTGGGTCGAGAGCTGGTTTCCCGGCGCAGGATGGGTCGGCTTCGATCCGACCAACGACACACAATGCGATGTGCGCCATGTGCGGGTCGCGGTGGGCCGCGATTATGCCGATGTTCCGCCCACTCGCGGCGTCTTCCGGGGTTCTGCGGAGTCGATGCTTCGCACCCGGGTCACCATTGAGAGAGGAGAAGCATCGTGCCCGTGA
- a CDS encoding alpha-E domain-containing protein: MMLARMAANFYWLGRYAERTENTARLLEYQLTRLVDADADELALGWRVVYRALSQPPPQAPADVDEAEAFLIADAYTLTGGLVEDTTNPASMISCWGMARENAREIRPRLPLRVWVCLNQGYLWLQETEFADAWGEGPAALVSQAIDRLRLLAGVVDANMARDDAWRFLELGRYVERLQQQIVLLDVWDRIARPQGGGLALSWADLLRVCGAFEPYRRDRSLTLHRGSVLGFLMRNPEVSRSLHYATDRIESTLRGIDPAGGRPPLAAPHRLALRISAALELDPGEADAASDAAPDAEAGEPFGPLTRDSRTLHDLVQATYVDYPVTAGLPS; encoded by the coding sequence ATGATGCTGGCCCGGATGGCGGCGAACTTCTACTGGCTTGGCCGCTATGCGGAACGGACCGAAAACACGGCCCGCCTGCTCGAGTACCAGTTGACCCGGCTCGTGGATGCGGATGCCGACGAACTCGCCCTCGGATGGCGCGTCGTGTACCGGGCCCTGAGTCAGCCGCCTCCCCAGGCGCCGGCCGATGTGGACGAGGCCGAAGCTTTCCTCATCGCGGACGCCTACACGTTGACCGGCGGCCTCGTCGAGGACACGACGAACCCGGCGTCGATGATCTCGTGCTGGGGGATGGCGCGGGAGAACGCCAGGGAAATCCGGCCGCGGCTGCCCCTGCGCGTGTGGGTGTGCCTGAACCAGGGGTACCTCTGGCTCCAGGAGACGGAGTTCGCCGACGCCTGGGGCGAGGGACCGGCGGCTCTGGTGAGCCAGGCGATCGACCGGCTCCGCCTCCTCGCCGGGGTGGTGGACGCCAACATGGCGCGGGACGATGCGTGGCGCTTCCTCGAACTCGGCCGTTACGTGGAGCGGCTGCAGCAGCAGATCGTGCTGCTCGACGTGTGGGATCGGATCGCGCGGCCGCAGGGTGGCGGCCTGGCCCTCTCCTGGGCCGACCTGTTGCGCGTGTGCGGCGCCTTCGAACCCTACCGCCGGGACCGGTCGCTCACGTTGCACCGCGGTTCCGTCCTCGGCTTTCTGATGCGGAACCCGGAGGTCTCCCGTTCGCTGCACTACGCGACCGACCGCATCGAGTCCACGCTGCGGGGCATCGACCCGGCCGGCGGGCGCCCGCCACTCGCCGCGCCGCACCGCCTGGCGCTTCGCATCTCGGCCGCCCTCGAACTGGATCCGGGCGAGGCGGATGCCGCATCCGATGCCGCACCCGATGCCGAAGCGGGGGAGCCCTTCGGACCTCTGACGCGCGACAGCCGGACGCTGCACGACCTCGTGCAGGCCACGTACGTCGACTATCCGGTGACCGCGGGGCTCCCGTCATGA
- a CDS encoding circularly permuted type 2 ATP-grasp protein, which produces MKFVDHGYADPDPAISAGSGPFRHYELDAAFHDELFHEDGTPRARARRLRTALSRIPPEDLERLQDGVYRRFVHEGITFTVLGVEDVSEQIIPIDCVPRLITAEEWDHIERGLKQRLAALNLFLHDVYHDGKSLRDGIVPVDLVLGCPQYRLEMRGMRVPHDVYVAVCGTDIVRAGDTFAVLEDNLRVPSGVSYMLACRTAMKWAFPYLYRAYGVREVADYPERLYSTLASLSRTAETPRMAVLTPGRYNSAYYEHAFLAGEMGVDLVEGRDLVVHDATLYARTAAGLRRIDVLYRRIDDDFLDPVAFRDDSVLGAAGLFHAYRAGNLVLANAPGTGVADDKALYAYVPRIIRYFLDEEPILANVETHLCREPDGLAYTLDNLKELVVKEVGGSGGYGMLVGPHATKAERKAFAEHLRNDPANYISQPVLPLSRAGCFVDGRLEPRHVDLRPFVLQGSEEQHVVPGGLCRVALRKGSLVVNSSQGGGCKDLWILRE; this is translated from the coding sequence GTGAAGTTCGTCGATCACGGCTATGCCGACCCGGACCCCGCGATCTCGGCGGGGTCCGGGCCTTTCCGCCACTACGAACTGGATGCCGCCTTTCACGACGAGCTGTTTCACGAGGACGGTACCCCCAGGGCGCGGGCGCGCCGGTTGCGGACCGCCCTCTCCAGGATCCCTCCGGAAGACCTGGAGCGGCTCCAGGACGGCGTGTACCGCCGTTTCGTCCATGAGGGGATCACGTTCACGGTCCTCGGCGTCGAAGATGTCTCGGAGCAGATCATCCCCATCGACTGCGTGCCGCGCCTCATCACCGCCGAGGAGTGGGATCACATCGAGCGGGGACTGAAGCAGCGCCTCGCGGCCCTCAACCTGTTCCTGCACGACGTCTACCACGACGGGAAGTCGCTGCGGGATGGCATCGTCCCGGTCGACCTCGTGCTCGGCTGTCCCCAGTACCGTCTCGAGATGCGGGGGATGAGGGTGCCGCACGACGTATACGTCGCCGTGTGCGGGACGGACATCGTGCGCGCGGGCGACACGTTCGCGGTGCTGGAGGACAATCTCCGCGTCCCGTCGGGCGTTTCCTACATGCTCGCCTGCCGCACGGCGATGAAATGGGCTTTCCCCTACCTGTATCGGGCGTACGGGGTCCGCGAGGTGGCGGACTACCCGGAGCGCCTCTACTCGACGCTCGCGTCGCTCTCGCGGACGGCGGAGACGCCCCGCATGGCGGTGCTGACGCCGGGCCGATACAACTCCGCGTACTACGAGCACGCGTTTCTGGCCGGCGAGATGGGCGTCGACCTGGTGGAGGGGCGGGATCTCGTCGTGCACGACGCGACGCTGTACGCGCGCACGGCCGCGGGTCTGCGGCGGATCGACGTGCTCTACCGTCGGATCGACGACGATTTTCTGGATCCGGTCGCTTTCCGCGACGACTCCGTGCTCGGGGCCGCCGGCCTCTTCCACGCCTACCGGGCCGGCAACCTGGTGCTCGCCAACGCGCCGGGCACGGGCGTGGCGGACGACAAGGCGTTGTACGCGTACGTCCCCCGCATCATCCGCTACTTCCTGGATGAAGAGCCGATCCTGGCCAACGTGGAAACCCATCTCTGCCGGGAGCCGGACGGCCTCGCCTACACGCTGGACAACCTGAAGGAGCTCGTCGTCAAGGAGGTCGGCGGGAGCGGCGGCTACGGGATGCTCGTGGGCCCGCACGCGACGAAGGCTGAGCGCAAGGCGTTCGCGGAGCACCTGCGGAACGACCCGGCGAACTACATCTCGCAGCCGGTGCTGCCCCTTTCCCGGGCGGGCTGTTTCGTGGACGGACGACTGGAGCCTCGCCACGTGGACCTGCGCCCCTTCGTCCTCCAGGGGAGCGAAGAGCAGCATGTCGTTCCCGGGGGGCTGTGCCGCGTCGCGCTGCGCAAGGGGAGCCTCGTCGTGAACTCCAGCCAGGGCGGAGGCTGCAAGGATCTATGGATTCTCCGTGAGTAG
- a CDS encoding porin translates to MWKRSIGVVAAFGLGLALAAVHPLLAQEIRARGGSTVTVGARVQAQYEASSVDETPSSFFIRRAWVTIDGRLNELVTARAQFNIDGAAVLEAYLELTPSEALQIQLGQFKKGMSYFWLVPNSWLPIIERDARVTGVDHCPGVGSVCTFGRLTDALGLDNYEPGILAQGRLSDLFGYRFTLTNGEGIGNKDVNTGKSASGQLSLFPTGGDTRVSAYFALDETLNSRDETMGVPAIGAEVELGTWLGGPHLIANVLQGRNWKLNDDAKFSAFQFMAFWYLPTAPESGVSGIEPMLRVSWVDSGAEHPEKVTGTVVTPGVMVYFAGRNGISTNVDFYSSGGRSDWSWKVQAFAFF, encoded by the coding sequence ATGTGGAAACGCTCCATCGGAGTGGTCGCCGCATTTGGGTTGGGGCTCGCGCTCGCCGCCGTCCACCCCCTCCTTGCCCAGGAAATCCGGGCGCGTGGCGGCTCCACCGTGACCGTGGGCGCCCGCGTCCAGGCACAATACGAGGCTTCGAGCGTTGACGAGACGCCGTCATCCTTCTTCATCCGCCGCGCGTGGGTGACGATCGACGGGAGGCTCAACGAGCTCGTCACAGCCAGGGCTCAGTTCAACATCGACGGCGCAGCGGTGCTCGAAGCCTACCTGGAACTCACGCCGAGCGAGGCGCTGCAGATCCAGCTGGGGCAGTTCAAGAAGGGGATGTCGTACTTCTGGCTGGTGCCCAACTCCTGGCTTCCGATCATCGAACGAGACGCCAGGGTCACGGGGGTGGATCACTGCCCCGGCGTCGGGAGCGTATGCACCTTCGGCCGCCTCACCGACGCGCTGGGGCTGGATAACTACGAGCCGGGCATCCTCGCGCAGGGGCGCTTGAGCGACCTCTTCGGCTACCGGTTCACGCTCACCAACGGCGAGGGGATCGGGAACAAGGACGTGAACACGGGGAAGTCGGCCTCGGGCCAGCTCTCGCTCTTCCCCACCGGAGGGGACACGCGCGTGTCCGCCTACTTCGCCCTGGACGAGACGCTCAACAGCCGGGACGAGACGATGGGCGTCCCGGCGATCGGCGCCGAGGTGGAACTCGGGACGTGGCTCGGCGGTCCCCACCTGATCGCCAACGTCCTGCAGGGCCGCAACTGGAAGCTGAACGATGACGCGAAGTTCTCGGCCTTCCAGTTCATGGCCTTCTGGTATCTTCCCACGGCGCCCGAGTCCGGGGTCTCGGGGATCGAGCCGATGCTCCGTGTGAGCTGGGTCGATTCCGGCGCGGAACATCCGGAGAAGGTCACCGGGACGGTGGTCACGCCCGGCGTCATGGTGTACTTCGCGGGCCGAAACGGGATCTCCACCAACGTGGACTTCTACAGCTCTGGCGGCCGGTCGGACTGGTCCTGGAAGGTGCAGGCGTTCGCTTTCTTCTGA
- a CDS encoding STAS domain-containing protein, which translates to MNIETSYSGDTAVGVVSGRVDSSNAKDFDGELSGIIDGGATNLVLDCGSLRYISSAGLRALLIAIRKTNQAGGGLALCQVPENILEVLEVSGFVRLTKVFDTVEEAQASFT; encoded by the coding sequence ATGAACATTGAGACCAGCTATTCGGGAGATACCGCCGTGGGGGTGGTCAGCGGGCGCGTAGACTCCAGCAACGCCAAGGACTTCGACGGGGAGCTCTCCGGCATCATCGATGGGGGAGCGACCAACCTGGTCCTGGATTGCGGAAGCCTGCGCTACATCAGCAGTGCCGGGCTACGGGCGCTGTTGATCGCCATCCGCAAGACCAACCAGGCCGGCGGCGGGCTCGCCCTGTGCCAAGTCCCGGAGAATATCCTCGAAGTGCTGGAGGTCAGCGGCTTCGTGCGGCTGACCAAGGTCTTCGATACGGTCGAGGAAGCTCAGGCGAGTTTCACGTAG
- a CDS encoding ATP-binding protein: MRIAVKPDPSEPRRVVDEVERFCLERGISNDIVFRFQLSLDELLTNVISYGFEGVADDPVITVDIRLGDADIEITIRDNGRSFNPLEDAETPDISLAAEDRPIGGLGIHLTKSFIDTLAYERVEGFNCLTLRQPLGAAGSEESPDEH; encoded by the coding sequence GTGCGGATCGCCGTCAAGCCGGACCCGAGCGAGCCACGCCGCGTGGTGGACGAGGTCGAGCGCTTCTGCCTGGAGCGCGGGATTTCCAACGACATCGTCTTCCGTTTTCAGCTCTCGCTGGACGAGCTTCTGACGAACGTCATTTCCTATGGATTCGAGGGAGTTGCGGATGATCCGGTCATCACGGTGGACATTCGCCTCGGAGACGCCGACATTGAGATCACGATTCGAGATAACGGCCGGTCCTTCAACCCGCTTGAGGACGCGGAGACTCCCGACATAAGCCTTGCGGCGGAGGATCGTCCCATCGGGGGGCTTGGCATCCACCTGACGAAGTCTTTTATTGACACGCTTGCGTACGAGCGGGTCGAGGGTTTCAACTGCCTTACCCTAAGGCAGCCGCTGGGGGCTGCCGGAAGCGAGGAATCGCCAGATGAACATTGA